In the Populus trichocarpa isolate Nisqually-1 chromosome 1, P.trichocarpa_v4.1, whole genome shotgun sequence genome, atattattctaggAAAATTAATacattcaataatgaaataactGATAAGAACAAAATggaatacatttttttattgaaacaactTTGAGACATTTGTCAAATTTTGCGTTTTGTCTACAAGAATATTTAACTAGAAACATTAACTGTGTTCGGTAACGTAAtactgttatatatatatatatgtgtgtgtgtgtgtgtgttaaatgAGAAgtgtagtaataattattttcaatattagtatataaaaataatcttaaaacattagaaaaaaattaatttaaagaaaaaacattttttaaaataaattaatttttttcaaatgcaaaaataaacaggctaAAATCTGATACATAGAAGGCCtaatcctaaattttttttggagagtCAACTTTTATTACAACAAAACAACCCTTCAAAATGATTTGACAATGTCTATGGACAACAAATCGTCATCAAATCAATCTGGAATGTAAGGAGAATTCTTTATGCTTTTTGGCGGTTTGCTTGTGAATCAAGGCAACAACGGTTTGCATTAAATTTTGGCGACTCCATAAACTGGAGAATTTATCAAGGCCAGTAGGGTAACATTGATTCACAACAAGCTGTCTACAGTAATATCACAAGAGGCACAGGCACAGGCCATAGCAGCAGTTAAATCTTGCAAGACATGAAGTATTTCAAGATGCCGACAACAGGCTGTCTGAACTTGATATACAGAAACAGTACAAAACATGGTGATAGTTAATTCTTCGAAGACACCTCCGAGCATTTGAAAACCCGGACGgcagaatcactctcacatatCCCGATCCTGCATGTCCTTCACGGCTTTCTCAATTGCTGGTATATTCTTCCTCAAGGTCGACCATTGTTCCTCGTTTAAGCTTATTCCTGAGAGGAGAGAACAAGAAAGGGTTAAGCAAAACCTTCATATATTAGCAGCATGAAACACAACTGGGCTTAATgctttaaagaaacaaaatagttaTTCAACATGGCCTGACTTACACATGTCCAAGCATGTGTGCACAGAAAAAAAGAGCCTAATGACCATAATCCAATAAGGCAGAATATCCAAAGGCTTTATTGTAACAGAGTCTTCAACAAAATTTGTCAATTTTGTCACACATTTTATCTTAGATGCAGGACTTTGAATGAATATGAGCTGTGTTTCCAACAGAAATCCTTTTCAATACACACAAATGATAAAACTGACTCTTAGATAAAAAGCCAAAAACCTTGCACGGATTCCAGTAAACACTCATAATGCATAGTTGTACTCTTggattcttcttccttttattctgaAATACGCATATTATCAAGTCCACAAGGTTTTATTTCAATGTCATTCCCATATTTTCTGAATTGCCTCTATGTTTGatgaacatgaaaagaaaagtaatcTCCTGAAGATTGGACTTGGTGAAACTATAGCTTCCAGGCAAATCACGCTGCATTGAGTAACTGCCCTAAAGCAGGATGCAGGACACTTCACTACACTGCATTGAGTAACTGCCTTAAAGCAGGCTGCAGGACACTTCACTACACCGAAATCAAAATCTAAGCATACCCAAATCCCTTAGGTTTCCAACGTAAATCATAGAACTGTATGAGCCATCATACAAAACCACACAAATGGAATGACCACAAGCATCAAACATTAATCTAACACCAGAAGATCCGTTGAGAGAAAATCACacaaagataaaagatattgaGTCAAGATGCCCAAAATCAGATTACTCAGGTGATAAAACAAGATTTGAAATTGACTACCGCACAACTCAACCAGATAAAATGGCTGCCCCTCACAAAATTAACCGAATAATCCTTTAAGCAGAAGGATTGAAAAACCAAACATCCATAACCAACATCTTAATTTATAACTTCTCTCAGCCTATACAATTATACACCACTGATTAATCTACCAAACTCGGAGAATCAGACAGTCGTGACTATGATGATCGtcaaaaaacttcaatttaactagaaaaaaaatcctccaAACCCACAACTTGAGTTACAAACCAATCTTATTTTGCATCAATACAAGAAACCCACatagaaaaacacaaaactaaacaaaataatagaaaaaaaccaaagcagcatataacattttgaaaaaaaaaaattccacaatttaataaataatctaCCTTTAGTAGTAGGTCTTTCTGCTCCACCGTCATAGTAATACTCCCTTATTGACACCAAATTTGCTCCTCTGAAATTCTGTATTGTCACTTTTCTCTTAGCTGACAACTGTCAATCAAAAGCAGCAAAAAGAAACATTCAATATTCATTAACAAACCTAACATCTCAAAACTAACATTTCCAAAGCTAAGACCAAAAAGGGGGGAGAAGGGGTTAGGGTTTTGCACTAACCCTGCAAATGACAAGATTGCCCTCATCATCATACTCTTGCTCCTGCTTGCCTGTTTCTTCTTCATCGTCTTCTTGTTTGGCCTTTTGTTCTTCGAGGAAAGAATTAACGACGTGTCTAACATAAGTCTTGTACTCAGATTTATCAAGGTCAAGGTCAAGCTTGTTGGATGCTAACCTACGAATCTGATGTTCAGTTGTAGTTTCCATGTCAGATTCTTCCAAGATTTCTCGTACtgtttctttgatttgcatTCTGAGTTTGGGTTCcatgttttctttcctttctatttAGGGTTCTAAGGATTCTTATTGTGACActaaatggaaataaaaatctaatacagtgggagggagggagggagggtaGATATAGATTCTCTAACACTAGTGATTAGGCGTGATTATTAGGTGTTAACTGTTTCGTGCTTTCGGTTTTTAACTTGCATTATTTGGAAAGTACAAGATAGTGTTCTTTTCTACCAAAGTTTGGTCaagtttttctaaatatatacatgtataaaaaaataattttataaaaataaaaaaaaattataaaactgaatctccaattaaataaataataaacttaaaaaaataaaatcgagtaaattttttaattctaaattaatttttcaaactcgcaacccataaaatcttatattcaagttcaataaaaaaacttagtttccaactattttaatattgaaaataaaattgaaaaacaaatatcaatttaaaatttttatcaaagtaaagaaaaaaataacaattagaatataagaaaaaaaaattaagggtgataaaatcataaaaaaaattaatttaaaaaattatcatacataaaacaaataacaataaaaaaaatcaaatttgacagataaaaaaaataaaattttaaaaaaaattattttatagattattttaaataaaataaataatagtcaaaagaacatgaataaaatccaaaaaaaaactaaatccaatgattgctttgaaattttgaatggtataacatagaaaaaaaaaaagagaaaaaaaaaaaaaggttataagcatcaaaataaaaatctgttGACCACATGCTCCTCTTAAAGATGAAAGACCTGCATCGATGATTcgaatttactttaaaaattattatttggtcGCCGAATACCCCTCATACTTCACTTTAAGGATGAAGTCGAAACCTACACGTTAACACTTGCAATGTACAAATCAACTaccttttcaaaaataatatttatatttattaaattattagtttgtttttttatgaatttgattataacaaaaaaaaaagataaaaatacgaAAATACACTTGGACATGgttaaataagttttattttaaaaataattaggttattttattttgcttaatgaacaaaaataccctaggatatcaatttaaaaaacaaaattgattgtAAGGATAATGTAATTAACGTGCtttagaaatataattagaTCGCTTTGTCACCTAAACCTTGTAAAAATATCGTTTTACCCCAGGAGctacttaattgattttttttaaaagggtaaAATAAATTGCTATAGTAAAAACCTActcattttagatttttgttaattagtcggtacgttttttctttttttaccgtCAAGCGTCTCGTTCCTCATGAATTTTCAATCggctaaaaaactattttttatccctcaccttttttttttttttaattttcctttttatggGCTGGTTggtaaaataatagaaaaaaattcggttaaaaaggcaacaaaaaaccttttttttttttatcaatggctTCGGAATAAAAAATGGACAAATTTTTTGTACCTTGATATCACAAACATATAGAAAAAGGAGAACATGTCTTAagaatattttgatgattttctttttcaataattaatttaggaTTACTAGCAATATTGTAAAAGAAGCTCAAGTTCCTGAAAACGTGTGAGAAATAATATAGTATCATATTGCCTGTTTAGAAATCTCGCCTTTACAGGaaagtaaaatttttaagacttttttttttttttttgggtttcacGGGGAGATTTACCTTCCATTGCAAAATGAGGGAGATGAAGTTCCCTGATATATCACATTCCCAATACAACATCATCACCGCTGATATATTTTACTATTCTGAGTTGCTAATGGATGAATTGATTTGTTGAACTCTAGACAATCCATTAAAGCTTAATCAGAACATAATTACTCTTAAGAAGTGAGAAATTTCTCTGGAATGTcactttataaaatttgattagtGACATGGAGGGCTGAATAGGTAGAGAGATCTCTCAAAAGCTGTACACAGTAGAATCAACTGCGATGAACATCAAGTTTCTTGCTCTGCACAAGGATGTAAAACAGACCAGAAGTAATGATGGTCAGAACAACATCAATCTGAGAATTCATGAAAAAGTTCTTCTATTTTTGATGGGGCAGAAGGCTAGAAAGGATCACATACAAAGCCACATCCCGTGGTCCCAACAGATATAAATCTCAACCTGTTCTCCATTGCCAGTCGAGCTATGGTCAAGTCGATCTCTTTGCAAAGTGTTACCTCCTAAATCTCCTTGGATCTTGCCTTTTCTTCCTACAGTATTCGGCAAGATACTGTGACTACATATTGTATAACTAGATTGGCATAAAACTCACAACTGTTAAACATACATTAGAATTGGAACTAAGGCTACAAAGGAAAGGTGCACACGAAAATGAGCTTGCGAACGTCTACGAAGCGCTTTATGAACTCTAGGATTAGAGAAGTGAAGTAGAGAagaatttgtaagatttttctgcattttgaTACTAAGATAAATTGTGATCTCTCAGATCCCATTTTTtccagaagaagaagaggttTGGAGAGAAAAGAGACCGCATGCTGAATGGATTATATTTCTTATTATGCTTCACTAAGATGCAAAAAGGCTTTTATCACCAAAACAATTGATTATTCTCATTCtctcataaattaaaattgccAGACACACTAAGAAATGAGGAAAGCATATGAAATTGGAGTAGTTCTCTCTTACAAGCAACAGAGCCAATTCATCTTTTAGATGCCAACATGACTTTACATGGACACAATTGTCTGTTGGCCTGTATCTGGATTATAGTCCTATATGAAAATAGGCTTGACTGTACATGTAGTAACTGAAAATCACACTTGGCCAGCTCATCgaaaaataagcataaaatCTAAGCCAGCTTGCTTAGGAAAAATTTCAGGAAATAATAATAGCAGGATGCACAATTGCTTAGCTAAAACTGTGCACAAATTTACCTGGTCTCACCCTCATCACTGATCCCTACAGGAGTTTCTTTTTGCTCCCTTCCAAATGCTACCTCGTCCATGCTTTGGCCTTGTCGCCTATACCTGCCTCCAGATGCTAAAAATCCAGGACAAGGCCTGTAAGCCTTTATTGGCCACCAACCGAACCCCGGAACGGTTGCAATCCCACCTTGAATTCTTCCCTCTCCATTGCATCCCTTCTCTATTTCCTCTCTCCCACAGCCCTTGCAACCACTGTAGAAAAAGAATGTCCATTAACCTCCTTCTCCAAGGCAAGCAAAAAGAGAGCATTCTTGACTGAAAATGTGTCAAAACACTCAAAATCATAGTCATATATAACATTCATTAGAGTTTCTTCCATGAGCAAAGCCTTATAAACATCTTTCACCAGCCCAAAGAATTGATCTCTTCTACTAAAAATGGGAACTTCTGTCGACCCTTTTTGTGCAATAGAATCCCACCCTTCTCCAAAAAACATAAACCCACAGTAAATTATTGGCGGGCAATATTATATGCTGTCTCACAATGAGATAGCATGTAATACAAGAACTGAAATTCATGCTTTACAGCTCCTTGTAACCCCCCTTTTGTACAGCTAACAAATTCTCCCCAGTGCCACTTCTATGTTGCCTCTCACAACAACAGTATGGATTGAGAAACTGAACATTTTACAGGAAAATTGAGCTGGACATCTCAAGTACTATAATTTATGATAAACTTTGTGCTCActaaataaatgaatgattaaCATGTGAGCTACTCTTCTAAGTTCCTCATCCACAACTATAACCTATTACTAATCGGTCGTTCAACTGAGCTAACCTATCCCTTAATTCTAGAATTCTTGGAAACCAAACAAATGGAAGTGCATAGCTAAAGCATTCATATATAGCTcaactgtaaaaaaaagaagatatggGAAGTACCTAAGAGGGAGCTTGTCAACATCTTCGGTGGTAGGAAGAGCATCTGATGAAGGAGGAGGGGGACCATCCTCTACAACAGAAGTCGAAGAGGTAGAGGGAGAACAAAGAGGGATGGTGATGGGCTTAGATGGGTACTTAATGAGAGTTGTTGCAGAGCTATGAAACCACGAGTTGCTGTAAGTATATGAGCGTCGAGTGCAAATGGTTTGGCGAGGTGTTGGAACTGAGACAAGAGCTATTGCCATTCTCTCTCCCTATCCTCTCTGTAAGTGGGGTGTGAGCGCGTGAAGGGAGAGGACTGAATGGTAGCCACTAGCTTGCAGCAGTATGGCTTCAAATCCAACAACCACGTATGTTTTGTGCCTGGcaaaaagaaatggaagagGTAAAAAGGTTCCACCGAGATTTGAACTCGGGTTACTGGATTCAGAGTCCAATGTCCTGACCACTAGACCATGGAACCTTGTGCCAATTCAAGcccaatttttatattattaatattaacctAAGTTCACCCGCTTCATtctctctccctttcttttgttttttcaccgTTCTCAAGTTCTCAGGTTTGTGGCTGATCGAGTGTCCATTTTGCATCCcagatgattaattttttaatatattaaaaaaaagcctaGTCGTTTAGGTCAGGTTCAAAATGGACAAAATTTTGTTCGTGAATTCCCTTGTTTTCTcctcaagaaaaaatatattttacataaatttcaaaaaatattaggcACACGTCACAATATAAAAGTCTTCATCTTTGGTAGTACAACACTTATTTCCTTCGCCTTCAATTGTCATCCTTTCCAATAATAGTTATCCAGCTGCCCCAACTTTCTTGACCTCACCAGAGTCACCACCCTCTCTCACTGATAACTAATAACTATCTCTTTATCAGGCTAATATCTTCATTGATAGCACAGATGATGATCATCAACTCCTCCATCAATAAAATGCCTCATTTTCATTGGTGACTAGAAATTACTCTCCATCCACGTGGTAATTTGGCATGATTAATGTTTATAAATTACTCATAATGTATCATCTCTGGACCCTGCCAGAACAGAAATGCATACCATCTTGACTCAACTGGAAAACTAAAGGCATAGCACAACATCAAATCTTCTCATGCTGGCCTCATGCGCACCACAAGGCATATGGtacaattgaaaaacaagaaaaaataaaataaaatatttgtaaacaTTAAGGCAGAAGGCAGAGGGGATCCTTctcaaaaaagagagaagaaaaaaaaaagggcagagGCTGAACGCAAGTAAATAAATCACTCAGCGGTCACTCATCTCGCAAGTCAACACAGTTGACTTCCACATCTTCTGGCAATCCCACCGTTCAAAAACCTCCCCGCTTCATGTTCGAGCACAGAAAGATGATCACGGGGCTCATTTCCCATTATGTCCTTCAATTACTTTCTCCAATGGGTATACTGTACAAAAAGCACTTTCCAATCGATGTATGTATATGTTTATCCGCGTCCATGAATGAATTGAGCAAAATAATTACAGAACTAGAAACCGAGAGAATAACaggatggaggaaaaaaaatgacctCTTTACCACAAAGCAACCAAAACTGAGGTTGGAAAACTGAAAGTGAATTCATAAAGAAACTTGCTCTTGCTAATAAATACCGCTATTTTGCAACTAGTATTTTAGTTACCACTTggtttcattcttcttttctcttcatttATGCATGCATAATCTGCTGGTCCACCTCCCCGTCGAGGACCATCACCGAACAGTGGTGATGCACCAGGTGCCACCGTCCATTGTGGAACTCAAAGACATTAGTTACGTTGAATGGCCCATTGTCCATCTCAACAACATACATTTTCATGGTAACCCAAGCCATGTCAGTCAGCACACGAGCCCTTACATCACGAACCTGGAAGTCCAATCCTTGCTCCCAATTAAATGCAAACTGCCAACTCTGTATTACAGCGTTATACCTGTGGGTCAAGTATGACTCAGCTCTAAGTTcacttcaataaaaaatcaaaaacaaacgAGTTTTTAACACAGCATACAATGGTTTTACAGAAGTTGCAAATCCAAGCAAGGCAGCAGTACAGGCAGCTACAGAATGTCATCACATAACAAGTCTTACATGAAGATATCAACTCTGGTCTATTTTCTCCCTTTCGGGAATAGAATCTTCTGCTATTactttccatttaaaaaaagacaccCAACAATCCAAGGAACTTAAATTGCCAAATATGACACAATTACCAACGTAAATTATCTGATTGCCATTTCATCAAGTTGGAAGCAACACCATGAGATTAAGGAATAAAAAACCTATGAGTCCCTCTCCTAAGAGTAAACCACCACCAAACATAGTTTCATTAATTGATAAACATAATACTGCAACCAGTGTACTTGTGACAGAGGTGATTCACTCATACTATATAAGAAGTCATCCTCTAAGCATCAATCACTTCTTTCTAATTTCCACAACAGCAGAAGTCacaaaggaaaattaattttgggaTCTAATAAAGTACTCATTCCTAACAtttagttattttgaaatttaatttcctACATTCCTTAACAAATAGGAAGACAGAACCTCACCCCTCATCTGCTTTTCCAATGTATGCAAGTACTTCTCTAACATTACAAAGTTGTTCATATTTACTCTACCAAGCAAATTCTCCCCCATCAAACAAATTCTAAACAAGATTCTCATTGCCCAAGCTAGCAGAGCTATTACTCCATCACATAATGAAAACACACTAAACACacttctaatttcataaataagaTATGCATCTTAAAAATGCATGCctttcaattcaaaacataattatataatgaTAGAATTCAAATCACCACTGTATTTCCATCCAGCAATGTTTCATCACGACCACACAAATTGGCTACAAGACAATCATCATCCTATATACATCCTCCTTTGCTCCCCAAATGCATTAACCAGGATAAATGTCTTTAAATTACAACATCCTAGCTGTGAAAAAACAACATCTATTAGGAAGTCTTCATGCCTAGTGTTTTTGCAATTAACAGCATGACTTGAGAACAAACATCAAAGGGGcgtcactaaaaaaaaacacttaatatcaCGTAAACCACAGTATGTGCTGAAAACAGCAGGACTGTTGTATGCATTTTTATTGTCGCTGCaggaaaacataaatttaatctCATTAGCTAAAGTTAAGTTTTATAATCATACCCTGACAAATTTTCCCCAGATGCATGGGTGCACTTCACATAATCTGCATGAAGCCATAATTGACTCATTGCTTGAAGAGATCTTTCTCTAATGATGTTAAAGAATTCTGTATTGACATTCACAATGGCTCTTGTAGCCGCATAGTACGCCTTCCACCCATTAACAGGTGTCACACTATCTTGTTCCAGTGTAAAATCCTAACACAGGAAGCGCAAAAGAGAAAAATTCAATACACGCACCAAAACAGGAAAAACCGAGAGAAGTCAAAACTCAAAAGCAACTACTGAAAATAGGAAGCAGAGAAAGAAAATGCATCTACAAGTTTGAATCCACATTTACAACCAAGTAAATCCATCATAATAAAGAGAAATTTAAACTCAAGGACACCAAAGCAAAGGGAAATAAAAATGACACAGAATAACTTTCAGAATTCTAGGAAAGACTCAAGAAATCCTAAAAAGAGAAATGCtaactttgaaaaatttaaacctTACAGCACTCCTATACTGCCTTATTATCCAGGTTCAGGGATTCTTAAACTATAACTCTTCAACACCTACATGTTTTACAAAAGAGAACTAAAGTTTAATTCTCTGGATTCtgcaaaaagagaaaatgaagttCCGTGACAAATATGTTCTcacttccaaaaaaaatagtctTATAGTATTTCCATCGAGAAAGCCACCTAGTTTACAACACATAAGAAGATTCTGCAACTACTGGACCTTACATTATTACTGGTTAATGGCGTCACGATTAACACCCATTCCCTAATCCTCCAGATTTCACATTTTCCCCACAATTATCCAgatttaaaacaactaaaagcaACCATAACACCAAAATTTAACACAATAAAACtccaaattaataacaaaaacaatatttcagACTAAAATACCTtgtatttcacattaaaaaagaatctacaatcagtaataaaattaaccgaaacattaaaataaattctcaaaataacaacaaaaacaaaacaaatacctTATGATAAAGCGCCTTCCACGCGTTATCATCATTAGCAGCTTTCCGCATTAGCGAATTAGTCATCGACAACCTACACAAACTCGGATAGTCCAAATAACTAAGCGCGTGTGTCGTAATCTCCGGCACTAGCTGCTCCATCATCGACGCTCCGGTCTGCTTTTCCACCACCATCTCCTCCGCCGCACCGCCACCGTTCAAGTACTTCTCCTCCGCCGTAAAAGAATCCGCACTATTAACACTTCCAATTTCACCGTTACAGGAGCAGCAACACCTGCAGGTTATCGTTTTGGTTGTTGATGCTGCTGACGTGGAGGAATGGACGGTGAGATCCGGTTTGGGTGATTTT is a window encoding:
- the LOC7467073 gene encoding RNA polymerase II transcriptional coactivator KELP, which gives rise to MEPKLRMQIKETVREILEESDMETTTEHQIRRLASNKLDLDLDKSEYKTYVRHVVNSFLEEQKAKQEDDEEETGKQEQEYDDEGNLVICRLSAKRKVTIQNFRGANLVSIREYYYDGGAERPTTKGISLNEEQWSTLRKNIPAIEKAVKDMQDRDM
- the LOC7467074 gene encoding uncharacterized protein LOC7467074 produces the protein MAIALVSVPTPRQTICTRRSYTYSNSWFHSSATTLIKYPSKPITIPLCSPSTSSTSVVEDGPPPPSSDALPTTEDVDKLPLSGCKGCGREEIEKGCNGEGRIQGGIATVPGFGWWPIKAYRPCPGFLASGGRYRRQGQSMDEVAFGREQKETPVGISDEGETRKKRQDPRRFRR
- the LOC7467075 gene encoding F-box protein SKIP8, with the translated sequence MEITAFDFTLSQSFLIASSVTLLSLLLAFLTLRSKSPKPDLTVHSSTSAASTTKTITCRCCCSCNGEIGSVNSADSFTAEEKYLNGGGAAEEMVVEKQTGASMMEQLVPEITTHALSYLDYPSLCRLSMTNSLMRKAANDDNAWKALYHKDFTLEQDSVTPVNGWKAYYAATRAIVNVNTEFFNIIRERSLQAMSQLWLHADYVKCTHASGENLSGYNAVIQSWQFAFNWEQGLDFQVRDVRARVLTDMAWVTMKMYVVEMDNGPFNVTNVFEFHNGRWHLVHHHCSVMVLDGEVDQQIMHA